In Virgibacillus siamensis, the genomic stretch GGACGAGGAGTTTATGCATTTAATGGATGCTTCTCCCGCATTCCCAAAAACAGAAGAAGAGCTGAAGGAATGGTATGTTAAAAAGCATAAAGAATATGGCGACTATTTGTTTTCTGTAAGGGTGCTGGAATCAGGTGATTTGATAGGATTTGTTGCTTTGGACTCCATTGATTGGGCAAACCGTAATGCATGGCTGGCACTTGGGATAGGTGATAAAGCAAATTGGAACAAAGGATATGGTCAAGAAATTCTCAGACTTGCACTTGCATTTGCATTCAGCGAACTTAATCTGAACCGGATTCAGCTGACAGTATTTGAAAATAATAAGCGTGCCATCGCAGCTTATGAAAAATGCGGATTCAGACATGAAGGCGGACATAGAGAATATCTGCTAAGGAATGGCAAGCCGGAAGACATGCTCCTATTTGGTATTTTGCGGAGAGAGTGGGAAATATAAATCATTTTTGAAAAGAGGTTGTTAAATGGGTAAAGTGGTTGGTTTCGAAATCAACAGTCAGGATCCGAAAAAGGCAGCAAAATTCTATGCCGATGTATTTGGATGGAAGGTTTCCGAGCCAAAGTGGGAATTCTGGCCGGTATCGATGGAAGAAGGCAGGGGCATCAGTGGCGGAATAAGCAAAGGCCCCAGTGACTATCCACACGGAACACGTATCCAAATAGAGGTTGATTCCATTGATGGTACAATCTCCAACGCAAAAGCACATGGAGCCTTAGTCGTCCGTGAAAAAATGGAATTTGACACATTTTTCCTTGCATATTTGGTTGATCCGACCGGGGTTGGTTTCGGGCTTATTGAAAACAAGTAAATTGTTAAAGGGGTTTGATTACCATGACCAATCCAAAATTGCCATTGACACCTGATGAAAAGGCGGAGTTGAGAAAAGCAAAATTAATTTAAGCGAGATACATAGTCAAAGCACCGGGCAATTGGCTGAAATATTGAGTGTCCCGTATGAAAGAGCAAAGGAACTAAAAGGACTGGCTGAATTTCAGCTGGTCCCTTCCATCGGTCATAAACTGGCTGAGAAACTAATTTATCAATTACAGATTTTCTCACTGGAAGAGGTGAAGGACAAGCAGGGAGCGGAATTGCTAAATGATTTGGAGCAACGCTTGGGCGTGTGGACTGATAGTTGTGTGGAAGATCAACTCCGCTGTGTTGTAGCTTTTGCGAATAATCCGGAATCGGATAGACAGTGGTTTGACTTTACGGATGAAAGAAAGAGGTACCGGGAAAAGTGGGTTATCCGGATGACAGACCGAATAAGGCATGGTATGAAAGGAAGAGAATTCGAAATGAATTAATTTAAGAAAATTACTGTAGAAAACGGAATTCGTGTTGTTCTGCTATCGGCTAGATTGTAGAATAAGGGGAGATTTTTAATGAAAGATGATAAAGAGTATTTAGTTGTTAATGTTAGACCAGAAAATTATAAAGTA encodes the following:
- a CDS encoding GNAT family N-acetyltransferase, translated to MKLLEGNKIKLARFKEEDLNVMEQWYQDEEFMHLMDASPAFPKTEEELKEWYVKKHKEYGDYLFSVRVLESGDLIGFVALDSIDWANRNAWLALGIGDKANWNKGYGQEILRLALAFAFSELNLNRIQLTVFENNKRAIAAYEKCGFRHEGGHREYLLRNGKPEDMLLFGILRREWEI
- a CDS encoding VOC family protein — protein: MGKVVGFEINSQDPKKAAKFYADVFGWKVSEPKWEFWPVSMEEGRGISGGISKGPSDYPHGTRIQIEVDSIDGTISNAKAHGALVVREKMEFDTFFLAYLVDPTGVGFGLIENK
- a CDS encoding helix-hairpin-helix domain-containing protein, whose amino-acid sequence is MAEILSVPYERAKELKGLAEFQLVPSIGHKLAEKLIYQLQIFSLEEVKDKQGAELLNDLEQRLGVWTDSCVEDQLRCVVAFANNPESDRQWFDFTDERKRYREKWVIRMTDRIRHGMKGREFEMN